Proteins found in one Gammaproteobacteria bacterium genomic segment:
- a CDS encoding trimethylamine methyltransferase family protein has translation RNSLPPIEPQSADEIESIHQESLRVLAELGMKVTEVQAPKIYTEGGARVDRAEELVYLDPEMVEEVIKTVPAEYIHNARNPHKSVTLGGNHITFSGVAGPAFVSDLDRGRRPGTYVELCDYKKLFQSFDIIHYALGGFEPLDLPENSRHLDILLAQIRYTDKCISTSLLGSNRARDGLNMACILFGIDFDDLPEHVVITGNINTNSPRLLDGPMAGGLIELARAGQPVIVTPFTLAGAMAPVTVIGAITQQNAEALAGIVLTQLVRPGVPVVYGGFTSNVDMRTGSPAFGTPEQTKASLITGQLCRRYQIPFRSSNTNASTSVDAQSAYESEMSLWGAVMGHANMVIHGGGWLEGGLVASFEKLIIDVEMMQMMAAFVEPLAVNDQTLAIDAMREVQPGGHYFGTTHTMARYDTAFYTPVVSDWTNFENWKEAGGLDSAQRANAVWKQVINDYEQPPLDPAILEELEAFIARRKRELIGADAVLR, from the coding sequence CGCAACAGCCTGCCGCCCATAGAACCACAGAGTGCTGACGAGATCGAGTCCATCCATCAGGAGTCATTGAGAGTGCTAGCTGAACTCGGCATGAAAGTCACCGAAGTCCAAGCTCCAAAAATTTATACAGAAGGCGGCGCAAGAGTCGATCGAGCGGAAGAGTTGGTCTATCTCGATCCCGAGATGGTCGAGGAAGTCATCAAAACTGTGCCGGCGGAGTACATACACAATGCCCGTAATCCCCATAAGTCAGTGACTCTCGGGGGCAATCACATTACCTTTTCCGGTGTCGCCGGTCCCGCATTCGTATCGGACCTCGATCGAGGCCGGCGCCCGGGGACTTATGTGGAACTGTGCGACTACAAGAAATTGTTCCAGAGCTTTGACATTATCCACTATGCACTTGGTGGGTTTGAACCCCTCGACTTGCCCGAGAACAGCCGACATCTTGACATTCTGTTGGCTCAGATTCGTTATACCGATAAGTGCATCAGCACTTCCCTGCTCGGCAGCAACCGTGCTCGGGATGGCCTGAACATGGCGTGCATCCTTTTTGGTATCGACTTCGATGACTTACCCGAACACGTTGTGATCACCGGCAATATCAACACCAATTCACCGCGTCTGCTCGATGGGCCCATGGCAGGCGGATTGATCGAACTCGCCAGGGCAGGACAACCGGTGATTGTGACGCCCTTCACACTGGCCGGTGCGATGGCTCCGGTGACCGTCATCGGCGCCATCACCCAGCAGAATGCCGAGGCATTAGCCGGCATTGTACTCACCCAGTTGGTGCGACCAGGCGTACCCGTAGTCTATGGTGGATTCACTTCAAATGTGGATATGCGCACTGGTTCACCGGCGTTTGGAACGCCGGAACAGACCAAAGCCAGTCTCATCACCGGACAGCTTTGCCGTCGATACCAAATACCCTTTCGCTCAAGCAACACCAACGCGTCAACCAGTGTTGACGCCCAATCGGCCTACGAAAGTGAGATGTCACTTTGGGGCGCGGTCATGGGGCATGCCAACATGGTCATCCATGGTGGCGGTTGGCTTGAAGGCGGTTTGGTCGCTTCGTTTGAGAAGTTGATCATCGATGTAGAGATGATGCAGATGATGGCTGCGTTTGTCGAACCTTTGGCAGTCAACGACCAAACCCTGGCCATCGATGCGATGCGCGAAGTACAACCCGGAGGACATTATTTCGGCACGACCCACACCATGGCGCGTTACGATACCGCGTTTTATACACCTGTGGTATCGGACTGGACTAACTTCGAAAACTGGAAGGAAGCCGGTGGCCTCGACTCAGCACAACGAGCGAACGCGGTCTGGAAGCAAGTAATCAACGACTATGAACAACCTCCCTTAGATCCAGCTATCCTGGAGGAACTTGAGGCCTTTATCGCGCGCCGTAAACGTGAACTCATCGGCGCTGATGCTGTTCTCCGCTAA